One genomic window of Candidatus Fusobacterium pullicola includes the following:
- the cas2 gene encoding CRISPR-associated endonuclease Cas2 gives MYIILVYDIKLDETGAKVLRNVFKICKKYLSHIQNSTFEGEINISSLNKLQFELYKWIRKDKDSVILFKSRDSKWLNKEFWGMIDDKTSNFL, from the coding sequence ATGTATATAATTTTAGTATATGATATTAAATTAGATGAAACAGGAGCAAAAGTTTTAAGAAATGTTTTTAAGATTTGTAAAAAATATCTTAGTCATATTCAGAACTCAACATTTGAAGGGGAAATAAATATAAGTTCTCTAAATAAGTTACAATTTGAATTGTATAAATGGATAAGAAAAGATAAGGATTCTGTAATATTATTTAAAAGTAGAGATAGTAAATGGTTAAATAAAGAGTTTTGGGGAATGATAGATGATAAAACTTCTAATTTTCTTTAA
- the cas1b gene encoding type I-B CRISPR-associated endonuclease Cas1b yields the protein MENYYIFSNGELKRKDNNICFNDRFLKIEMADNIYLFGEVDLNTKCLNYLGQNKVAIHFFNYYGFYTGSFYPKEINVSGNVLIKQVEFYQNIEKRLEIAKEIIKSASDNIFRNLRYYNGRGKDVKNQMELIKSLQNEIEKAQNINELMGVEGNIRKIYYSAWNILVNQEIEFEKRVKRPPDNMINTLISFINSLMYTTCLSEIYKTQLNPTISYLHSAGDRRFSLCLDISEIFKPLVVDRLIFSLLNKNIITEEDFEKDSNYYYLKDKGRKKVLEEYEKKLKSVITHKELNREVSYQYLIRLECYKIIKHILGDKKYEGFKMWW from the coding sequence ATGGAAAATTACTATATTTTTTCAAATGGAGAGCTAAAAAGAAAGGATAATAATATTTGTTTTAATGATAGATTTTTAAAAATAGAGATGGCAGATAATATCTATCTTTTTGGTGAAGTAGATTTAAATACTAAGTGTTTGAATTATTTAGGACAAAATAAAGTAGCTATTCATTTTTTCAATTATTATGGATTCTATACTGGCAGTTTTTATCCCAAAGAAATTAATGTTTCTGGAAATGTTTTAATTAAACAAGTAGAATTTTATCAAAATATAGAAAAAAGATTAGAAATTGCAAAAGAGATTATAAAAAGTGCTAGTGATAATATTTTTAGAAATTTAAGATATTACAATGGTAGAGGAAAAGATGTAAAAAATCAAATGGAGCTTATAAAATCTTTACAAAATGAGATTGAAAAAGCTCAAAATATAAATGAATTAATGGGAGTAGAGGGAAATATTAGAAAAATATATTATTCTGCTTGGAATATTTTGGTAAATCAAGAGATAGAATTTGAAAAAAGAGTAAAACGTCCTCCAGATAATATGATAAATACACTAATTTCTTTTATTAACTCTTTAATGTACACCACATGTTTATCTGAAATCTATAAAACTCAATTAAATCCAACAATAAGCTATTTGCATAGTGCTGGAGATAGAAGATTTTCTCTTTGCTTAGATATTTCAGAAATTTTTAAACCATTAGTGGTAGATAGATTGATTTTTTCTTTGTTAAATAAAAACATTATTACAGAGGAAGATTTTGAAAAAGATTCAAATTATTATTATCTAAAGGATAAGGGAAGGAAAAAAGTTCTAGAGGAGTATGAGAAAAAATTAAAAAGTGTAATAACTCATAAAGAATTAAATAGGGAAGTAAGTTATCAATATTTAATTCGTTTAGAATGTTATAAAATAATAAAACATATTTTGGGTGATAAAAAATATGAAGGATTTAAAATGTGGTGGTAA
- the cas4 gene encoding CRISPR-associated protein Cas4: protein MEKNISGTMFYYYFVCKRKLWLFSNGIQLENENEDVKIGKLIDENSYSRELKHVLIDETVNIDFIKEWKILHEVKKQKSVEEAGIWQLKYYIYFLRKRGINIESGILDYPKLKKREIVNLSKDDEKKIEKILKEIDEILKLKEPPKVEKIKLCKKCAYYEYCYI, encoded by the coding sequence ATGGAAAAAAATATATCTGGAACTATGTTTTATTATTATTTTGTGTGCAAGAGAAAACTTTGGCTATTTTCAAACGGAATTCAATTGGAGAATGAGAATGAAGATGTAAAAATAGGAAAGCTAATAGATGAAAATAGTTATTCTAGAGAATTAAAACATGTATTGATAGATGAAACAGTAAATATAGATTTTATAAAAGAATGGAAAATACTTCATGAGGTAAAAAAACAAAAAAGTGTAGAAGAAGCAGGAATTTGGCAATTAAAATATTATATATACTTTTTGAGAAAAAGAGGAATAAATATAGAGAGTGGCATTTTAGATTATCCTAAATTAAAAAAAAGGGAGATAGTAAATCTTTCAAAAGATGATGAAAAGAAAATAGAAAAAATACTTAAAGAGATAGATGAGATATTAAAGTTAAAAGAACCACCAAAAGTAGAAAAAATAAAGTTATGTAAAAAATGTGCATATTATGAATATTGCTATATTTAG
- the cas3 gene encoding CRISPR-associated helicase Cas3', with product MSKKVYFAKSNPKETLQAHTDKLLKNLNILKNLYPNLFINWDILYMLKLVCIYHDMGKINEEFQKMINGNRVKQSLPHGVFSLCFLDTDDLYDEVADRFSTEEKNEEIIEKKTVNLIKILVNAIAYHHEREIPKDYKEIITKNLESLQRQLEGFEYDKININKVKNIDDEYFTSGNRIMPNKDSEIYEKYILIKGLLNRIDYAASAGEEIEVEKENNFLIRSLDEMLNKWKNINPNSSWNELQKYMIKNRDENIIAIAQTGMGKTEAGLLWIGDTKGFFILPLKTAINSIYYRVRDGIVKENIEDKVGLLHSDTKDIYIENISESDIFDIYYESTRQLSLPLTICTLDQIFDFVYRYKGFEPKLATLSYSKIVLDEIQMYSPELLAYVIKGLKDITKMGGKFSIITATFPKFIEEFLRKEGIEFKISPEFTKKDLSLRHKVEVLEEEINSDFIIERYQKNKVLIICNTVREAQKVFEELLEKIDDKERIHLFHSKFIKKDRKLKEKRILELGSKENKDYGIWVATQVVEASLDIDFDILFTELSDLNGLFQRMGRCYRNRPLQDEITNCYVFIGNDKQKNTGVGSVIDKEIYSLSRDYLKEKLQGSLDEKMKMLAIAELYTTEKLEKTEYYGQVKRVLEYLDKIIAYEYEKKDVREMFRDITNYEVIPESIYEENRSEIEKLEEIINLEYTPNLDKESRKKLKKEKILAKIRLKEFTMSVSGYEIDKKALVRSKMLELGNYERIYILECNYSLERGYQKIKIEEETVFLDRCF from the coding sequence ATGAGTAAAAAAGTGTATTTTGCAAAATCTAATCCAAAAGAAACACTACAAGCTCATACTGATAAATTATTAAAAAATTTGAATATATTAAAGAATTTGTATCCCAATTTATTTATAAATTGGGATATTCTATATATGTTAAAATTAGTATGTATATATCATGATATGGGAAAAATAAATGAAGAGTTTCAAAAAATGATAAATGGAAATAGAGTCAAACAATCTCTACCTCATGGAGTTTTTAGTTTATGTTTTTTAGATACAGATGATCTTTATGACGAAGTAGCTGATAGATTTTCAACTGAAGAAAAGAATGAAGAAATTATTGAGAAAAAAACTGTAAATTTAATAAAAATTTTGGTGAATGCAATAGCATATCATCATGAAAGAGAGATCCCAAAAGATTATAAGGAAATAATTACAAAGAATTTAGAAAGTTTACAAAGACAACTAGAAGGTTTTGAATATGATAAAATCAATATCAATAAAGTGAAAAATATAGATGATGAATATTTTACTTCAGGTAATAGAATTATGCCAAATAAAGATTCTGAAATATATGAAAAATATATTTTGATAAAAGGATTACTCAATAGAATAGATTATGCAGCAAGTGCTGGAGAAGAGATTGAAGTTGAAAAAGAAAATAATTTTTTAATTAGATCTCTAGATGAAATGTTGAATAAATGGAAAAATATAAATCCAAATAGTAGCTGGAATGAGTTACAAAAATATATGATTAAGAATAGAGATGAAAATATAATTGCTATTGCTCAAACAGGAATGGGAAAAACAGAGGCTGGACTTTTATGGATAGGAGATACGAAAGGATTCTTCATTCTACCACTAAAAACAGCAATTAATTCTATCTATTATAGAGTAAGAGATGGAATAGTGAAAGAGAACATAGAGGATAAAGTAGGATTACTTCATTCAGATACAAAAGATATATATATAGAAAATATTTCAGAAAGTGATATTTTTGATATATATTATGAAAGTACAAGACAATTATCACTTCCATTAACTATTTGCACTTTAGATCAAATATTTGATTTTGTATACAGATATAAAGGATTTGAACCTAAATTAGCAACACTTTCATACTCGAAAATAGTATTAGATGAGATACAGATGTATTCTCCAGAGTTACTGGCTTATGTAATAAAAGGATTAAAAGATATAACTAAAATGGGAGGAAAGTTTTCCATAATTACTGCTACATTTCCTAAATTTATAGAGGAGTTTTTAAGAAAAGAGGGAATAGAATTTAAAATTTCACCAGAATTTACAAAAAAAGATTTATCTTTAAGACATAAAGTAGAAGTTTTAGAGGAAGAAATAAATAGTGATTTTATTATAGAGAGATATCAAAAAAATAAAGTTTTAATAATTTGCAATACTGTAAGAGAAGCTCAAAAAGTTTTTGAAGAACTATTAGAAAAAATAGATGATAAAGAAAGGATACATCTTTTTCATAGTAAATTTATAAAAAAAGATAGAAAATTAAAAGAAAAAAGAATTCTAGAGTTAGGATCTAAAGAGAATAAAGATTATGGAATATGGGTAGCTACTCAAGTTGTAGAAGCCTCTTTAGATATAGATTTTGATATTTTATTTACGGAATTATCAGATTTAAATGGTTTATTCCAAAGAATGGGAAGATGCTATAGAAATCGTCCATTACAAGATGAAATAACAAATTGCTATGTGTTTATAGGTAATGATAAGCAGAAAAATACAGGAGTAGGTAGTGTAATTGATAAAGAGATATATTCTTTATCAAGGGATTATTTGAAAGAAAAACTTCAAGGAAGTTTAGATGAAAAGATGAAGATGTTAGCTATAGCAGAGCTATATACTACAGAAAAATTAGAAAAAACAGAATACTATGGACAAGTAAAACGTGTTTTAGAGTATTTAGATAAAATAATAGCTTATGAGTATGAAAAAAAAGATGTAAGAGAGATGTTTAGAGATATTACTAACTATGAAGTTATTCCTGAGAGTATATATGAAGAAAACAGAAGTGAAATAGAGAAATTGGAAGAAATAATCAATTTGGAATATACTCCAAATTTGGATAAAGAAAGTAGAAAAAAATTAAAAAAAGAGAAAATTTTAGCAAAAATAAGATTAAAAGAATTTACTATGAGTGTTTCTGGATATGAAATCGATAAGAAAGCTTTGGTTAGAAGTAAAATGTTAGAGTTAGGAAATTATGAAAGAATTTATATATTGGAATGTAATTATAGTTTAGAAAGAGGATATCAAAAGATTAAAATAGAAGAAGAGACAGTATTCTTAGATAGATGTTTCTAA
- the cas5b gene encoding type I-B CRISPR-associated protein Cas5b, whose protein sequence is MKAIRMKIRQNLPNYKYPTSFQIKETYPLPPYSTVIGMVHNACGYTEYKPMKVSVQGKYHSKTNDFATRYEFKNGAPFEADRHQLKVGDYGISRSVSNVELLSEVELLLHIVPEDQSLIDDIYNSLLYPREYLSLGRREDLIVIEELKVVEIKCERYKEENLKIFQDYKAYIPVEFLESNKAIIGGEISEIEFKGTMYNLNKNYNLVNVGTTKSPKIFRKWQKIKVRYTSNISLSRRKEVVFDEERIPVFLA, encoded by the coding sequence ATGAAAGCAATTAGGATGAAGATTAGACAAAATCTTCCTAATTATAAATATCCTACAAGTTTTCAGATAAAAGAGACTTATCCACTTCCTCCATATTCAACAGTGATTGGTATGGTTCATAATGCATGTGGGTATACAGAATATAAACCTATGAAAGTAAGTGTTCAAGGAAAATATCATTCTAAAACAAATGATTTTGCTACAAGGTATGAATTTAAGAATGGAGCTCCTTTTGAGGCGGATCGTCACCAGTTAAAAGTTGGAGATTATGGAATTTCAAGAAGTGTTTCTAATGTTGAATTACTATCAGAAGTTGAACTTTTATTACATATAGTACCAGAAGATCAAAGTTTAATAGATGATATATATAATTCATTATTATATCCGAGGGAGTATCTATCGTTAGGAAGAAGAGAAGATTTGATTGTAATTGAAGAATTGAAGGTAGTAGAGATAAAGTGTGAAAGATATAAAGAGGAGAATTTAAAGATATTTCAAGATTATAAAGCATATATTCCTGTAGAGTTTTTAGAGAGTAATAAGGCAATAATTGGAGGAGAAATATCAGAGATTGAGTTTAAAGGAACTATGTATAATCTTAATAAAAATTATAATTTGGTAAATGTAGGAACTACTAAATCTCCAAAAATATTTAGAAAATGGCAAAAAATAAAAGTTCGTTATACTTCAAATATCTCTTTATCAAGGAGAAAAGAAGTTGTTTTTGATGAAGAGAGAATACCAGTTTTTTTAGCTTAA
- the cas7i gene encoding type I-B CRISPR-associated protein Cas7/Cst2/DevR, with product MKIKGLTMTIVFEAESANYGEGIGNVSTLKKLTRGNGDQYTYISRQAVRYNIVEQLGEPLAQVESSGSGDKTVVQFSADSTIKDYPEIDFFGYLKTEKKTNGRKRSAVVRLSNAVSTESFKGDLDFLTNKGLADRLERDMNIAQAEIHKSYYVYTIAIDLDQIGIDKNYDIELSKEEKIRRVEKLLDTVAFLYRDIRGRRENLSPLFVIGGVYDIKNPIFENLVKIENNKILVQDIDSGIFDNMRADTISGVIDGKFDNTQEIKDILHSETIPQFFNRIKTKVREYYESN from the coding sequence ATGAAAATCAAAGGATTAACAATGACAATCGTATTTGAGGCAGAGAGTGCAAACTATGGAGAAGGAATTGGAAATGTTTCAACTTTAAAAAAGCTTACTAGAGGAAACGGAGATCAATATACGTATATTTCAAGACAAGCGGTAAGATACAATATTGTTGAACAACTAGGAGAACCCCTAGCACAAGTGGAATCTTCAGGTTCAGGAGACAAAACTGTCGTTCAATTTTCAGCAGATTCAACAATTAAAGATTACCCTGAGATAGATTTTTTTGGTTATTTAAAAACAGAAAAGAAAACAAATGGAAGAAAACGTTCAGCAGTAGTAAGATTATCAAATGCTGTATCAACTGAGAGCTTTAAGGGAGATTTAGATTTTTTAACTAATAAAGGATTAGCTGATAGATTAGAAAGAGATATGAATATAGCTCAAGCAGAGATCCATAAATCTTATTATGTTTATACAATAGCTATTGATTTAGATCAAATAGGAATAGATAAAAATTATGATATAGAATTATCAAAAGAGGAGAAAATAAGAAGAGTAGAAAAATTATTAGATACAGTAGCATTCCTATATAGAGATATAAGAGGAAGAAGAGAGAACTTAAGCCCACTATTTGTAATAGGTGGAGTTTATGATATAAAGAATCCAATATTTGAAAATCTAGTAAAAATAGAAAATAATAAAATTTTAGTTCAAGATATAGACTCTGGAATTTTCGATAATATGAGAGCTGATACTATTAGTGGAGTTATTGATGGAAAATTTGATAATACTCAAGAGATAAAAGATATATTACACTCTGAAACTATTCCTCAATTTTTCAATAGAATAAAAACAAAGGTAAGAGAGTACTATGAAAGCAATTAG
- the cas8a1 gene encoding type I-B CRISPR-associated protein Cas8b1/Cst1, whose translation MEIKVELGNWQYNAGIVGLYEILKFSNENSVKIEENSIIFDSKELERFEEKYFSYLIDTYQKALPWYRVINYKDKVEKLLLDLELETFEKVIDENILEDMNAYIKGILKYYLKSKSIVSAYEFISADINPLEIEGELKTINLKKNETILDKKEEVLSNLYNIKKIIEYFELEQAKKYIAGKNIIYSIIKNGWSGVCFLYRIPKEKDIYKDYKNYFVMPVENYLQEDKSKYKYNCFNCDNKIKNLDNDFGFLVNTGFDVARKPSHVWNFQNDTAMCPICRLVYSCIPVGFSYVYGSGFFVNANVNMKNLININTKVKSDIYKENKISGMYKVLAKELKEDIRYELEDIQLVRYDKEKYHFNILSKNVIRSIQNSKDDFDFLLDESFKENGEMYILIDEVMKRILNNENLFSLIHRVLYSKNSKKDKNYVTVSGIISMLKINFEMLKGAGYMEDKEKDIIIRGRVAGRELRKKYVGKDAEHKISGIAYRILNGIKTNNTGMTMDTIINSYMYCKEQVPSIITEILRDNELHRTIGYAFVAGLLGKDYNSNENKDSEKINGEEN comes from the coding sequence ATGGAGATAAAAGTAGAACTTGGTAATTGGCAGTACAATGCTGGAATTGTTGGACTTTATGAAATTTTAAAATTTTCTAATGAAAATAGTGTGAAAATAGAAGAGAATTCAATAATTTTTGACTCTAAAGAGTTAGAAAGATTTGAGGAGAAATACTTTTCTTATTTAATAGATACATATCAAAAGGCACTCCCGTGGTATAGAGTTATTAATTATAAAGATAAAGTAGAAAAATTGCTACTTGATCTGGAGTTAGAAACTTTTGAAAAAGTTATAGATGAGAATATACTTGAGGATATGAATGCTTATATAAAAGGCATCCTAAAATATTATTTAAAATCGAAGAGTATAGTTTCAGCTTATGAATTTATTTCAGCAGATATAAATCCTTTAGAAATAGAGGGAGAGCTAAAAACTATTAACTTAAAGAAAAATGAAACAATACTTGATAAAAAAGAAGAAGTTTTAAGTAATTTGTATAATATAAAAAAAATTATAGAATATTTTGAACTAGAGCAAGCTAAAAAATATATAGCTGGAAAAAATATTATATATTCAATTATAAAAAATGGATGGAGTGGAGTCTGTTTTTTATATAGAATACCAAAGGAAAAAGATATTTACAAAGATTATAAAAATTATTTTGTAATGCCTGTAGAAAATTATCTACAGGAAGATAAAAGCAAGTATAAGTATAATTGTTTTAATTGTGATAATAAAATTAAAAATTTAGATAATGATTTTGGTTTTTTAGTAAATACAGGATTTGATGTAGCTAGAAAACCATCACATGTATGGAATTTTCAGAATGATACGGCTATGTGTCCAATATGTAGATTAGTGTATAGTTGTATTCCAGTTGGATTTTCATATGTTTATGGATCTGGTTTCTTTGTTAATGCTAATGTAAATATGAAAAATTTAATAAATATAAATACAAAAGTAAAGAGTGATATTTATAAAGAGAATAAAATATCTGGAATGTATAAAGTCTTAGCAAAGGAATTAAAAGAAGATATTAGATATGAATTAGAAGATATACAACTCGTAAGATATGATAAAGAAAAATATCATTTTAATATTTTATCTAAAAATGTAATAAGATCGATACAAAATAGTAAAGATGATTTTGATTTTCTGTTAGATGAAAGTTTTAAAGAAAATGGGGAAATGTATATATTGATAGATGAAGTAATGAAGAGGATATTGAATAATGAAAATCTTTTTTCTTTAATTCACAGAGTTTTATATTCTAAAAACTCTAAAAAAGATAAAAATTATGTAACAGTAAGTGGAATAATATCAATGCTGAAGATAAATTTTGAAATGTTGAAGGGGGCAGGATATATGGAAGATAAAGAGAAGGATATAATTATAAGAGGAAGAGTAGCTGGAAGAGAGCTTAGAAAAAAATATGTGGGAAAAGATGCTGAGCATAAAATATCAGGAATAGCTTATAGAATTTTAAATGGAATAAAAACAAATAATACAGGTATGACAATGGATACTATTATAAATAGTTACATGTATTGTAAAGAGCAAGTACCAAGTATAATTACTGAGATATTAAGAGATAATGAGCTTCATAGAACTATAGGATATGCTTTTGTAGCTGGATTACTAGGAAAAGACTATAATTCAAATGAAAATAAAGATTCTGAGAAAATAAATGGGGAGGAAAATTAG